A genomic stretch from Desulfatitalea tepidiphila includes:
- a CDS encoding alpha-amylase family glycosyl hydrolase, whose translation MADPQWIVIHAPVALERILDRLKKELSVDIDANTAIWDLFERRLTHHWERLFVLLHQLYGWQYDFFYHLEQIVRTAAKSWLARPDDLKSLDGYREWQADWFQSEATVGGVLYVDLFSDKLAKLHEHIVYFKQLGLTYLHLMPLFAVPHGDNDGGYAVSDYRAINPDIGNMVELNQLAGALRNEGIDLVLDFVFNHTSDEHHWAQRAQAGDRHYQAFYHLFDDRGLPDQYQRHLRDIFPTVRRGSFTWHDGMGKWVWTTFNSYQWDLNYANPEVFRAMAEEMLFLANQGVTVLRLDAVAFIWKRLGTDCENQPEAHLIVQAFNTLARIAAPCLLFKSEAIVHPDHVISYVRPDECQLSYNPTLMALLWESLATREVNLLAHAMRHRSRLPEGCAWVNYLRCHDDIGWTFDDDDARRMGIDPVGHRRFLNDFYTGRFPGSFAKGLPFQFNPANGDLRVSGTLASLAGLEQALEQEDPQLIEWAVRRINLMRSIMLSAGGIPLIYLGDEWGMLNDYTFLSDPAKAADSRWVHRSKRKWEARDDLTDADTLQWRFFNEMVRLIGIRKQLPAFSNGGMTVVDSGNPHLFAYLRQGGGRRVLVVNNFSEHPQVMPWDYASGHVGGNGGVDLVTSERFPAGKDIALDGYRFAWLHIGEA comes from the coding sequence ATGGCCGACCCACAATGGATCGTTATCCACGCACCTGTCGCGCTGGAGCGCATTTTAGATCGATTGAAAAAGGAGTTGAGCGTCGATATCGACGCGAACACCGCTATCTGGGATCTTTTCGAGAGGCGGCTGACCCATCATTGGGAACGCCTGTTCGTTTTGCTTCACCAGCTCTATGGATGGCAGTACGACTTTTTCTATCACCTCGAGCAGATCGTGCGGACCGCCGCCAAGAGCTGGTTGGCGCGGCCGGACGATCTCAAGTCCCTGGATGGCTACCGGGAATGGCAGGCGGACTGGTTCCAATCCGAGGCCACGGTGGGCGGCGTGCTCTACGTGGACCTGTTCAGCGACAAGCTGGCCAAGCTGCACGAGCATATCGTCTATTTCAAGCAGCTGGGGCTGACCTATCTGCACCTCATGCCCCTGTTTGCCGTGCCTCACGGCGACAATGACGGCGGCTATGCGGTCAGCGACTACCGGGCCATCAATCCGGACATCGGCAACATGGTGGAATTGAACCAGTTGGCCGGAGCCCTGCGCAACGAGGGCATCGACCTGGTACTCGATTTCGTGTTCAACCACACCTCCGACGAGCATCACTGGGCCCAACGCGCCCAGGCGGGGGACCGCCACTACCAGGCTTTCTATCATCTGTTTGACGACCGCGGCCTGCCCGACCAGTACCAGCGCCACCTGCGCGATATTTTCCCCACCGTGCGGCGCGGCAGCTTCACCTGGCATGACGGTATGGGGAAATGGGTCTGGACCACGTTCAACAGCTACCAGTGGGACCTGAACTATGCCAATCCCGAGGTGTTCCGCGCCATGGCCGAAGAGATGCTGTTTCTGGCCAATCAAGGCGTGACGGTGCTCCGGCTGGACGCGGTGGCCTTTATCTGGAAGCGCTTGGGTACCGACTGCGAGAACCAACCCGAGGCGCACCTGATCGTACAGGCCTTCAATACCCTGGCCCGTATCGCCGCACCCTGCCTGCTCTTCAAATCCGAGGCCATCGTGCACCCGGACCACGTGATCTCCTACGTGCGGCCGGACGAGTGTCAGCTCTCCTACAATCCCACCTTGATGGCACTGCTGTGGGAATCGTTGGCCACTCGGGAGGTCAATCTGCTCGCGCACGCCATGCGTCACCGCAGCCGTCTTCCCGAGGGATGCGCCTGGGTCAATTACCTGCGCTGCCATGACGATATCGGATGGACCTTCGATGATGACGACGCCCGTCGGATGGGCATCGATCCGGTGGGACACCGCCGTTTTCTCAATGATTTTTATACCGGTCGCTTTCCAGGCTCGTTTGCCAAGGGGTTGCCGTTTCAATTCAATCCGGCCAACGGCGACCTGCGGGTATCGGGTACCCTGGCCAGTCTGGCAGGCCTGGAGCAGGCCCTGGAGCAGGAGGACCCCCAGTTGATCGAGTGGGCCGTGCGGCGCATCAATTTAATGCGCAGCATCATGCTCAGCGCCGGGGGGATTCCACTCATCTACCTGGGCGACGAGTGGGGCATGCTCAACGATTACACCTTTCTCTCCGATCCGGCCAAAGCCGCCGACAGCCGTTGGGTGCATCGATCGAAACGCAAATGGGAGGCCCGTGACGATTTGACCGATGCCGATACGTTGCAATGGCGGTTTTTCAACGAAATGGTGCGGCTGATCGGGATTCGCAAACAGCTGCCAGCCTTCAGTAACGGCGGCATGACGGTGGTCGACTCGGGCAACCCGCACCTGTTTGCGTACTTGCGCCAAGGCGGCGGTCGGAGGGTTCTGGTGGTCAATAATTTTTCCGAACATCCTCAGGTCATGCCCTGGGACTATGCCAGCGGGCACGTGGGCGGAAATGGCGGCGTGGACCTGGTCACCTCCGAACGGTTTCCGGCCGGAAAGGATATTGCCCTCGACGGGTACCGGTTTGCCTGGCTCCACATCGGAGAGGCATAG
- the corA gene encoding magnesium/cobalt transporter CorA, protein MTRHSKRRRKEVGSSPGTLLFVGEQKTDRPRISVMAYSAESLDEQDIQEVDRLKSLRQSPSKKWINLIGIHDTTMLEKFGVLFDIHPLTLEDIGNTGHRPKIEEFENYLYLVLKMLQFDPAGLKIEAEQVSLLLGPDFLISFQEASGDVFEPVRQRIRKAKGRIRKSGCDYLAYALIDAIVDHYYLILERLGERIEALEESIVSQEIQQQTVREIHFLRSEIIFMRKQIWPLREMVSQLSKGEFDLVQPATHPFLSDVYDHVIQILDTVETYREMLGGLLELYMSSVSNRMNEVMKVLTIIATIFIPITFVAGIYGMNFDHMPELRWRWGYLGVWGIIAAIVGAMLLYFRRKKWL, encoded by the coding sequence ATGACCCGGCATTCGAAACGACGCAGGAAAGAGGTCGGCAGCTCTCCGGGGACCCTGCTGTTCGTCGGCGAACAAAAAACAGATCGACCGCGAATATCGGTGATGGCTTACAGCGCCGAATCCTTGGACGAACAGGACATACAGGAGGTGGATCGGCTGAAATCCCTTCGTCAAAGCCCCTCGAAAAAATGGATCAACCTGATCGGCATCCACGACACGACGATGCTTGAAAAATTCGGTGTTCTATTCGACATCCACCCCCTGACGCTGGAAGATATCGGCAATACCGGGCATCGGCCGAAGATCGAAGAGTTCGAAAACTATCTCTACCTGGTCCTTAAAATGCTTCAATTCGATCCGGCGGGATTAAAAATCGAAGCCGAGCAGGTCAGTCTCTTACTTGGCCCTGATTTCTTGATCTCTTTTCAAGAGGCCTCTGGGGATGTCTTCGAACCGGTGCGTCAGAGGATTCGAAAGGCGAAGGGGCGCATCCGCAAATCAGGCTGCGATTATCTGGCCTACGCGCTGATCGACGCCATCGTCGACCATTACTACTTGATTCTGGAACGACTGGGAGAACGCATAGAAGCGCTGGAAGAAAGCATCGTTTCCCAAGAGATCCAGCAGCAGACAGTGAGAGAGATTCACTTCCTGAGGAGCGAAATAATCTTCATGCGCAAACAGATCTGGCCGTTGCGCGAGATGGTCTCCCAGCTGAGCAAGGGAGAATTCGACCTCGTTCAACCGGCCACCCATCCGTTTTTAAGCGATGTTTACGATCACGTGATCCAAATCCTGGACACCGTCGAAACCTACCGGGAAATGTTGGGCGGTTTGCTGGAACTCTACATGTCCAGCGTCAGCAACCGCATGAACGAAGTGATGAAGGTGTTGACCATCATCGCCACGATCTTTATCCCCATCACCTTCGTGGCAGGTATTTACGGCATGAATTTCGACCACATGCCCGAACTGCGCTGGCGCTGGGGATACTTGGGCGTCTGGGGAATTATCGCCGCCATCGTCGGGGCCATGTTGCTTTACTTCAGAAGGAAAAAATGGCTGTGA
- a CDS encoding sigma-54-dependent transcriptional regulator, whose product MQALLVISSIEDDIEKIRRAFDTDVKIDGIRDFAQAAPMLSRARYDWLFVDLDIMADHMHGGDFSETLNPLQKQSPSIEIVIMAAPEHIRKAVGLVKQGASDYITYPVSTDEVRLVVDTIKKTAIRQSELDYLRDKFWKADALEVIQTKSPAMVEVFKKIRSVAATKTTVILTGETGTGKSVLAKLIHQHSNRQKAQFISVHCGAIPDTLLESELFGHEKGAFTGALRKKLGKFEIANGGTIFLDEIGTLTPQAQIKLLQVLQDGTFSRVGGEETICTNARVIAATNTDLKAASEEGSFRKDLYYRLNVFPIHIPPLRDRIEDLPQLIHFFLTRLNREFQKSIQSVHPHVLQNLSKYQWPGNVRELENLMERAYILEDATVLTPTGFPQELFEQLCEAAVMPVHTNMPLSEARRMALDDFERRYIKDLLGRNRGKINASAAEAGITTRQLHKLMSHHGIHKEEFKAKTVME is encoded by the coding sequence ATGCAAGCGTTACTGGTCATTTCAAGCATTGAAGACGACATCGAAAAGATCCGCCGGGCATTTGATACCGACGTCAAGATCGACGGCATCCGCGATTTTGCCCAGGCCGCGCCCATGCTGTCCCGGGCGCGTTACGACTGGCTCTTCGTCGACCTGGACATCATGGCCGACCACATGCACGGCGGGGATTTCAGCGAAACCTTGAATCCGCTGCAAAAACAGTCGCCTTCAATTGAAATCGTCATCATGGCCGCACCCGAACATATCCGCAAGGCCGTCGGGTTGGTCAAGCAGGGCGCCAGCGACTACATCACCTATCCAGTCTCCACGGATGAGGTCCGTCTGGTGGTCGATACCATCAAAAAGACCGCCATACGCCAATCGGAACTCGATTACCTGAGGGATAAATTCTGGAAAGCCGATGCCCTGGAGGTGATCCAGACCAAAAGTCCGGCCATGGTCGAGGTATTTAAAAAAATCCGATCCGTCGCCGCCACCAAGACCACGGTCATCCTGACCGGCGAAACCGGGACCGGCAAGAGCGTGCTGGCCAAACTCATCCACCAGCACAGCAATCGGCAAAAGGCGCAGTTCATCAGCGTGCACTGCGGCGCCATACCCGACACGCTGTTGGAAAGCGAGCTCTTCGGCCATGAAAAAGGGGCCTTTACCGGCGCCCTGCGCAAAAAGCTCGGCAAGTTCGAAATCGCCAACGGCGGGACCATCTTCCTCGATGAAATCGGTACGTTGACCCCCCAGGCCCAGATCAAACTCTTACAGGTCCTGCAGGACGGCACCTTCAGCCGTGTGGGCGGAGAAGAGACGATCTGCACCAATGCCCGGGTGATCGCCGCCACCAATACCGATTTGAAAGCGGCCAGTGAAGAGGGCTCTTTTCGCAAGGATTTGTACTACCGGCTCAATGTCTTTCCTATCCACATCCCTCCCTTGCGGGATCGGATCGAGGACCTGCCACAGTTGATTCATTTCTTTTTGACCCGCCTGAACCGCGAGTTCCAGAAGTCGATCCAATCGGTGCATCCCCATGTATTGCAAAACCTGTCCAAATATCAATGGCCCGGCAATGTGCGCGAGCTGGAAAACCTGATGGAGCGGGCCTATATTCTGGAAGATGCCACGGTGTTGACACCCACCGGATTTCCTCAGGAGTTGTTCGAACAACTCTGCGAGGCGGCCGTCATGCCGGTACACACCAACATGCCCCTTTCCGAAGCCCGCCGCATGGCCCTAGACGATTTCGAACGGCGCTACATCAAGGACCTGCTGGGCCGCAACCGGGGCAAAATCAACGCATCGGCCGCAGAGGCGGGCATCACCACGCGCCAGCTGCATAAGCTGATGAGCCACCACGGCATTCACAAGGAAGAATTCAAGGCTAAGACAGTCATGGAATAG
- a CDS encoding sensor histidine kinase produces MPFGTLTSENRLILETIQGILVRLSMDGRIQTFCCMTEEGGHLAHLNPQGAFWHDLFEPLDGQLEWRDFFHDVLLIDGRGRHLNWIADAVGEPIRLEWQFKRVGTSADPSSFLLGIGRVITRRMANEERMAAEHHRLVEDNKEMTCLYGISQIIVEMGGTFDDKLTAIAQLMIPALHCPERATVHIRLNNVSYKTPGFDQADERISEKVVVLGEERGQVEIGYRLRYQPADPQKVDFNNKERRLLKNVARQLAFKLEKRELQEQLKHADRLVTIGQLAAGIAHELNNPLADILGFAQLASRRPDLPEETYQDLVRIVKSALYAREVIKRILLFSRQSRPHKTEADLNAIVDEWLDFIRFRCAKSNIEVDLELDPGLPPIVGDPAQLNQVLVNLVINAIHAMNEGGRLTIATGRDGDKVYLLVRDTGSGINTEIMDKIFLPFFTTKDVDQGTGLGLSVVYGIVQEHGGQVTVRSKEGAGSTFQIVFPLTKPAPCAVETESQPK; encoded by the coding sequence ATGCCATTCGGCACACTGACATCTGAGAACCGGCTTATTCTGGAAACTATCCAGGGCATCCTGGTGCGTCTTTCAATGGACGGCCGTATCCAAACGTTTTGCTGCATGACGGAAGAGGGCGGCCACCTCGCCCATCTCAATCCCCAAGGCGCTTTTTGGCACGATCTTTTCGAACCCCTCGATGGCCAACTTGAATGGCGCGATTTTTTCCATGATGTGCTTCTGATCGACGGCCGCGGCCGACATCTCAACTGGATCGCCGATGCCGTCGGCGAGCCAATCCGCTTGGAATGGCAATTTAAAAGGGTCGGAACATCTGCAGATCCCAGCAGTTTTCTACTCGGCATCGGTCGCGTAATAACACGGCGCATGGCCAATGAAGAACGAATGGCTGCGGAACATCATCGCTTGGTCGAAGATAATAAAGAGATGACCTGCCTCTACGGCATATCACAGATCATCGTCGAAATGGGCGGTACTTTTGACGACAAGCTGACCGCCATTGCCCAATTGATGATTCCGGCCCTGCATTGTCCTGAAAGAGCTACAGTGCATATTCGACTCAACAATGTTTCGTACAAAACCCCGGGCTTCGACCAAGCCGACGAGCGCATCTCCGAAAAGGTCGTCGTCCTGGGAGAGGAGCGGGGCCAAGTAGAGATCGGCTACCGGCTTCGGTATCAGCCTGCCGATCCCCAGAAGGTTGACTTCAACAATAAGGAGCGACGTCTTCTCAAGAATGTCGCCAGACAGCTTGCCTTCAAGCTGGAGAAACGAGAACTTCAGGAGCAACTCAAGCATGCTGATCGTCTGGTCACCATCGGGCAATTGGCCGCCGGCATCGCCCACGAGCTCAACAACCCCCTGGCCGACATCCTCGGATTTGCCCAGCTCGCATCCCGACGTCCCGACCTGCCCGAAGAGACCTATCAGGACCTGGTCCGAATCGTTAAATCCGCTCTATATGCCCGTGAGGTGATCAAAAGGATCCTCCTCTTCAGCCGGCAAAGCCGTCCCCACAAAACCGAAGCGGACCTCAATGCAATCGTCGATGAATGGCTCGATTTTATTCGATTCCGCTGCGCCAAGAGCAACATCGAAGTGGATCTCGAACTCGATCCTGGACTGCCGCCCATCGTTGGGGACCCTGCCCAGCTCAACCAAGTGCTCGTCAACCTGGTCATCAACGCGATCCACGCCATGAACGAAGGCGGACGACTGACCATTGCGACCGGCAGGGATGGCGACAAGGTCTATCTGCTTGTTCGGGACACAGGATCGGGCATCAATACAGAGATCATGGACAAAATTTTCCTGCCTTTCTTTACCACCAAGGATGTGGACCAGGGGACGGGATTGGGTTTGTCGGTAGTCTACGGGATCGTTCAAGAACACGGCGGCCAAGTGACGGTGCGCAGCAAAGAGGGGGCTGGTTCGACCTTTCAGATCGTCTTTCCCCTGACAAAGCCGGCCCCATGTGCAGTGGAAACGGAGTCGCAACCCAAATGA
- a CDS encoding sigma-54-dependent transcriptional regulator produces MNPKAVRLLAVDDSPSTLEVIQRILKSAGYDTRTCHSVVEAVSALSRTPFDLVITDYKMPKHSGMDLIQYVHENHQDTAVIMVTGYATIDGAVEAVKKGAETYLAKPFTDQELLTAVEEALEKLARRRNVQTEAQPSMFHDIIGTSPGMQHVFKLIDKAAAMNVNVMISGESGTGKELVARAIHYGGPRSAAPFVPVNCTAIPDSLLESELFGHVKGAFTGANTSRAGFFQIAENGTIFLDEIGDASLNLQGKLLRAIQSKEIFMVGSSTVQKVDTRIIAATHKDLPTLVQKGLFREDLYYRLNIIDISIPPLRDRKEDVPALVNYFVTQFCQDIGRKPPTFTDRALDALINHSWPGNIRELENLLQRLLVIVDGDLIDSGDFPDSMRLNIDTAQSGSRSLAEVEAEHILKVLAVVGGNKTQAAEILGIDRKTLREKLKKIRP; encoded by the coding sequence ATGAACCCCAAAGCGGTCAGATTGCTAGCGGTCGATGACAGCCCCAGCACCCTGGAAGTCATCCAGCGCATCTTGAAATCCGCCGGCTATGACACCAGAACCTGTCATAGCGTCGTGGAGGCGGTGAGCGCTCTGAGCCGGACCCCGTTCGACCTGGTCATCACCGATTACAAGATGCCCAAACACAGCGGCATGGACCTGATCCAGTATGTCCATGAGAACCACCAGGACACGGCGGTCATCATGGTGACCGGATATGCTACCATCGACGGCGCCGTGGAAGCTGTAAAAAAAGGGGCCGAAACCTATCTGGCCAAACCGTTCACGGACCAGGAACTGCTCACGGCCGTAGAAGAAGCCCTCGAAAAACTCGCACGGCGGCGCAACGTCCAGACTGAGGCTCAACCGTCGATGTTTCATGACATCATCGGCACCTCGCCCGGTATGCAGCACGTATTCAAGCTCATTGACAAGGCAGCGGCCATGAACGTCAACGTAATGATCTCCGGAGAAAGTGGCACGGGAAAGGAACTGGTGGCACGGGCCATTCACTACGGCGGTCCTCGTTCAGCGGCACCCTTTGTACCGGTCAACTGCACGGCCATACCCGACAGCCTGCTCGAGAGCGAGTTGTTCGGTCATGTGAAAGGCGCCTTCACGGGGGCCAACACCTCCAGGGCGGGCTTTTTCCAGATAGCGGAGAACGGTACGATATTTCTGGATGAAATCGGCGATGCCAGCCTCAATCTGCAAGGCAAGCTGTTGAGGGCCATACAGAGCAAAGAGATTTTTATGGTTGGTTCCAGCACGGTTCAGAAGGTCGATACCCGCATCATTGCCGCCACACACAAAGACTTGCCAACACTGGTCCAAAAAGGACTTTTCAGGGAAGATCTTTACTATCGGCTGAATATTATCGACATTTCAATCCCGCCGCTAAGAGATCGAAAAGAGGACGTCCCGGCTTTAGTCAATTATTTCGTAACCCAATTCTGCCAAGATATTGGCCGAAAGCCGCCGACCTTTACCGATAGAGCCCTCGATGCCCTGATCAATCACAGTTGGCCGGGCAACATCCGAGAACTGGAAAATCTATTGCAGCGTCTTTTGGTCATCGTGGACGGTGACCTCATCGATTCCGGCGATTTTCCCGACAGCATGCGGTTAAACATCGATACCGCCCAATCGGGCAGCCGGTCGCTCGCAGAAGTCGAAGCGGAACACATTTTGAAAGTACTGGCAGTAGTCGGTGGCAACAAAACCCAGGCCGCCGAAATTTTGGGTATCGACCGTAAAACCCTCCGAGAAAAACTCAAAAAGATCCGACCATAG
- a CDS encoding sensor histidine kinase translates to MENHENLQQRYYRTFFRNIIFTILAASVTPMIIVGIFIFDNFRTSYKQKVHDHLELVAWHHKKNINFFLQEKLANIRAIADHYSYDSFNNPYFIKQKLTELQQAYNRVFVDLGLINHEGIQVSYAGPHALLNADYSKAEWFKKAINASHFTSDVFSGLRAEPHFIISSRQYYRGEPWILRATIDFRSFNDLVENLRIGKTGFAFILNKSGEFQTRPSATTENPKDLLTLITTNGMSSSPMVIIKKNQNGKKLIYATVHLKQGDWWMILQQDLTDAYSDLYRTQQIAIIIMLVGGLGIVGTSLLLSRGLIKRISQADREKTLADKEREMMSQQVIETGKLASIGELAAGIAHEINNPVAIMVEEAGWIQDLIEEERPAMANSDNLSEIERALRQIHTQGKRCKDITHKLLSFARKTDSRVNAVSINEALDEVVYLSEQRAKYSSIKINKHFQQNLPHIQASETELQQVLLNIVNNALDAMEKTGGEINIRSGMEDNFIVVELADSGPGIAQANLGRIFDPFFTTKPVGKGTGLGLSICYGIINKMGGQIDAKSEVNKGTVFTIRMPINGSSTEKGQQQKQSA, encoded by the coding sequence ATGGAAAACCACGAAAATCTTCAACAGCGATATTATCGCACCTTTTTTCGCAACATAATTTTTACCATTCTCGCCGCATCGGTAACCCCCATGATCATCGTCGGCATTTTTATCTTCGACAACTTCAGGACATCATACAAGCAAAAAGTGCACGACCATTTGGAACTGGTAGCCTGGCATCACAAGAAAAACATCAATTTTTTCCTTCAGGAAAAACTGGCCAACATCCGCGCCATCGCCGATCACTACAGCTATGATTCCTTCAACAATCCTTATTTTATAAAACAAAAGCTCACGGAGCTTCAACAAGCATACAATCGTGTGTTTGTGGATCTGGGCTTGATCAATCATGAGGGTATCCAAGTCTCCTATGCCGGCCCACACGCACTCCTGAATGCAGACTATTCCAAAGCGGAATGGTTCAAAAAGGCAATCAATGCCTCGCATTTCACCAGCGACGTGTTTTCCGGACTGAGAGCCGAACCGCACTTTATTATCTCGTCCAGACAATATTATAGAGGAGAGCCCTGGATCTTAAGAGCGACCATCGATTTTCGATCCTTCAACGATCTGGTAGAAAATCTTCGTATCGGCAAAACCGGCTTTGCCTTCATATTGAACAAATCAGGCGAGTTCCAAACCAGGCCCAGTGCAACAACGGAAAATCCCAAAGATCTTCTCACGTTGATCACCACAAATGGCATGAGTTCATCCCCCATGGTGATCATCAAAAAGAACCAAAACGGAAAAAAGCTCATTTACGCGACAGTCCACCTCAAGCAAGGCGACTGGTGGATGATACTTCAACAGGATCTGACGGATGCTTACTCAGACCTTTATCGAACTCAGCAAATCGCCATCATCATCATGCTGGTCGGCGGTCTGGGCATCGTCGGCACAAGCCTGCTGCTCAGCCGAGGCCTGATTAAACGCATTTCCCAGGCGGACAGGGAGAAGACGCTGGCGGACAAAGAACGCGAAATGATGTCCCAGCAGGTGATCGAAACCGGCAAACTGGCCTCTATCGGCGAACTGGCCGCCGGAATCGCCCATGAGATCAACAACCCCGTCGCCATCATGGTGGAAGAAGCCGGCTGGATTCAGGACCTGATTGAGGAAGAGAGGCCTGCGATGGCGAACAGCGATAACCTGAGCGAAATCGAAAGAGCCCTGCGCCAGATCCACACCCAGGGTAAGCGCTGCAAGGATATCACCCACAAACTTCTCAGTTTTGCACGCAAGACCGATTCTCGCGTGAACGCTGTTTCAATCAACGAGGCCTTGGACGAGGTGGTCTACCTTTCCGAACAGCGAGCTAAATATAGCAGCATCAAAATCAACAAACATTTTCAGCAAAACCTGCCTCACATCCAAGCCAGTGAAACCGAATTGCAGCAAGTACTGCTGAATATTGTCAACAACGCATTGGATGCCATGGAAAAAACCGGCGGAGAAATCAACATCCGATCAGGGATGGAAGACAATTTCATCGTCGTCGAGCTGGCAGACAGCGGGCCGGGCATCGCCCAGGCAAATCTCGGACGAATTTTCGATCCATTTTTCACGACAAAGCCGGTAGGAAAAGGAACGGGATTGGGATTGTCGATCTGCTACGGCATCATTAACAAGATGGGGGGCCAGATCGATGCAAAAAGCGAGGTGAACAAAGGAACCGTTTTTACCATTCGGATGCCGATCAACGGAAGCTCAACCGAAAAAGGCCAACAACAGAAACAAAGCGCTTAG
- a CDS encoding response regulator, whose product MTIAKVMLVDDEKPFVDTMIKRLNKREVDIVPAYNGQEALDKLAEDSTIEVVILDIKMPVMDGMEALNKIKSKHPLVEVIMLTGHATVETGIEGMKMGAFDYLMKPCNADELVEKVQQAAAKKRQHEEKIMEARIKAITLRKP is encoded by the coding sequence ATGACAATCGCCAAAGTGATGCTAGTCGACGATGAGAAACCGTTCGTGGACACCATGATCAAACGCCTGAACAAACGTGAAGTGGATATCGTACCAGCTTATAACGGACAGGAGGCATTGGACAAGCTGGCCGAAGACAGCACCATCGAAGTGGTCATCCTGGACATTAAAATGCCGGTCATGGATGGGATGGAGGCCCTAAATAAAATTAAAAGCAAACACCCATTGGTCGAAGTCATCATGCTCACCGGTCACGCTACGGTTGAAACTGGTATCGAGGGAATGAAAATGGGCGCCTTTGACTATCTCATGAAACCGTGCAACGCCGATGAACTTGTCGAAAAGGTACAACAGGCTGCTGCAAAAAAGCGTCAGCATGAAGAAAAAATTATGGAAGCGAGAATCAAGGCAATTACCCTGCGTAAACCATAG
- a CDS encoding response regulator, with protein sequence MTVKLDDKSAPINVLLVDDEICYVNVLANRLSKRKIAASKAYSGTEAIRKLREQDFDVVVLDLKLEDMDGIEVLKILKKMIPDLNVIMLTGHGSEQAAKDGIKEGAFDYLTKPCELHELIAKIREAHQQHQGG encoded by the coding sequence ATGACGGTAAAACTTGACGACAAGAGCGCTCCCATCAACGTGTTGTTGGTCGACGATGAGATTTGCTATGTCAATGTTTTAGCGAATCGGCTTTCGAAACGTAAAATTGCGGCCAGCAAAGCATACAGTGGTACGGAAGCAATCCGGAAATTGCGGGAACAGGATTTTGATGTCGTTGTCCTGGATCTCAAGCTCGAAGACATGGACGGCATCGAAGTATTAAAAATATTGAAAAAAATGATACCCGACCTCAATGTGATCATGCTCACCGGCCATGGCTCGGAACAAGCCGCCAAAGACGGAATTAAAGAGGGGGCTTTTGATTATCTCACCAAGCCCTGCGAACTGCACGAGTTGATCGCAAAGATTCGGGAAGCGCACCAACAACACCAAGGAGGCTGA